The bacterium genome window below encodes:
- a CDS encoding DPP IV N-terminal domain-containing protein yields MEVIKKFKRLIIPLIFISLFFPKIGLGENNGTINAYWLGEAPWSPKETENSIKSILLDNDRSRDDKSPRWVPDNRRMVVYKRERKAKISEVSDIKEDRVEDSELSDIDEDIAKIAGISNIPNDKTESPELCYIDEDGEITSLYEGEVKDISWIQDKEKVRFIFTSGNDLKSGEISTDNHISSLLSIEKKVTNEGIVYLRHSRTKKLFYSRDGRIIGTSTNIDDNGWSPIVNTNGDCSRNKKVVFTSNLDSNGREIYTFELPQEGEDLDLSIIRRLTFSPEGVISPKWSPDGKSIVYASGKDIYLIQNISTSGMNPIRLTTNTTTDECSNPTFSPDGKMIAYYSTNGKNIYDLWVMKSNGEERTKVADNVLKPERHGDIYGPCWIPYGTSALIYLYNRMQNQIEVLNVTANSRKMVKTEEQLISNIDSLYVSDKDGQKILIVYSAWAPYPQKEQRIYIKEFKAEELPR; encoded by the coding sequence TTGGAGGTTATAAAAAAATTTAAAAGATTAATTATTCCTTTAATTTTTATTTCTTTGTTTTTCCCAAAGATAGGACTGGGTGAAAATAATGGGACAATTAATGCCTATTGGCTCGGAGAAGCTCCCTGGTCGCCAAAAGAAACAGAAAACAGTATAAAATCTATTCTCCTTGATAATGATAGGAGCAGAGATGACAAGTCACCGAGGTGGGTACCAGATAATAGAAGGATGGTGGTATATAAGAGAGAAAGAAAAGCAAAAATCTCAGAGGTGTCTGATATAAAAGAGGATAGAGTAGAAGACTCAGAACTGTCTGATATAGATGAAGATATAGCAAAAATCGCAGGAATATCTAATATACCTAACGATAAAACAGAAAGCCCAGAGTTGTGTTATATAGATGAGGATGGTGAAATTACTTCTCTATATGAAGGTGAGGTTAAGGATATTAGTTGGATACAGGACAAAGAAAAAGTAAGATTTATCTTTACTTCTGGAAATGACCTGAAGAGTGGTGAAATTTCAACAGATAACCATATTTCATCTCTTCTTTCCATAGAAAAAAAGGTTACTAATGAGGGTATTGTCTATCTTCGTCATTCCAGAACAAAAAAATTATTTTATTCAAGAGATGGTCGTATAATAGGGACATCCACAAATATAGATGATAATGGTTGGAGTCCAATAGTAAATACAAATGGAGATTGTTCAAGAAATAAAAAGGTGGTGTTCACATCTAACTTAGATAGCAATGGTAGAGAAATCTACACCTTTGAATTACCACAAGAAGGGGAAGATTTAGACCTATCAATAATAAGACGACTTACCTTTAGCCCTGAGGGAGTAATAAGTCCCAAATGGTCTCCAGATGGGAAAAGTATTGTTTATGCTTCTGGTAAAGATATCTATCTTATCCAAAATATATCTACATCTGGGATGAACCCAATCCGATTGACCACGAATACTACTACCGACGAATGTAGTAATCCTACCTTTTCACCAGATGGCAAAATGATTGCCTACTACTCGACTAATGGTAAAAACATATATGACTTATGGGTGATGAAAAGTAATGGAGAAGAAAGAACAAAGGTAGCAGATAATGTTCTTAAACCAGAAAGACACGGTGACATATATGGTCCTTGCTGGATACCTTATGGAACATCAGCTCTAATCTATCTCTACAACAGAATGCAAAATCAGATAGAGGTTCTAAATGTCACAGCTAATAGCAGAAAGATGGTTAAAACAGAAGAACAGTTGATAAGTAATATTGATTCTCTTTATGTAAGTGATAAGGATGGTCAAAAAATCCTGATAGTATATTCTGCCTGGGCACCTTATCCTCAGAAAGAACAGAGGATATATATTAAAGAATTTAAAGCAGAAGAGTTACCAAGATAA
- a CDS encoding tetratricopeptide repeat protein produces MQIKLLWSIIILCLYSGITYGQKSPESYQRGLLYKELFNTAVNTQINHYNALLIEKGKPPVDAKPIRKDHIWYYRGLCYYYQGNFLSAIADFKRIPKSSDKYPEAQIRWGACYYKQGKITEAKKLWNDACSQKKNNPLFLSKMGNLYAELGTNTTTATKYCQKTEKGTSGLVWIYLKNGDVDKALDLIKKISNKPDLEDYIGRCTGGSVTLQFYDPGLLWIRSQVYLMSAVKYYQQAIDSQKNDELSCQLGITQLMAGRLNDSITTLKPLINSNRWEVKAKALINLGVAYYLKGSKQEAETTWNQVENNYKDNPAVMSELGYTYARLGIKLDDALSLCKEGKESYYLGMVYFKRGVIGNNSNDINEACNEMGHFERDSNNLLHLLGLCNAYYVNRDFNAATEIFYKYLQRYSGTNRIYESLRYINEARKDITWFGNLKIEWKDLWYYQK; encoded by the coding sequence ATGCAAATTAAGCTATTATGGTCTATTATTATTCTTTGTCTTTACTCTGGTATAACTTATGGACAAAAATCACCAGAAAGTTATCAAAGGGGTCTACTCTATAAAGAATTATTTAATACCGCAGTAAATACACAAATTAATCATTATAATGCACTATTGATTGAGAAGGGAAAACCTCCTGTAGATGCAAAGCCAATAAGGAAAGACCATATCTGGTACTACCGCGGACTATGTTATTATTATCAGGGAAATTTCTTATCAGCAATAGCTGATTTTAAACGAATTCCTAAATCATCTGATAAATACCCTGAGGCACAAATCAGATGGGGTGCCTGCTATTATAAACAAGGAAAGATTACGGAGGCAAAGAAATTATGGAATGATGCCTGTTCACAAAAGAAGAATAATCCTCTATTTTTAAGCAAGATGGGTAATCTGTATGCAGAGCTAGGGACAAATACTACTACTGCGACTAAATATTGTCAGAAGACAGAAAAAGGAACAAGCGGGCTGGTGTGGATATACCTTAAGAATGGAGATGTAGATAAGGCGTTAGATTTGATAAAAAAGATTTCCAATAAGCCTGACTTAGAAGATTATATAGGTAGATGTACCGGTGGTAGTGTTACCTTACAGTTTTATGACCCTGGTTTATTATGGATAAGGTCACAGGTCTATCTTATGTCGGCAGTTAAATATTATCAACAGGCAATAGACTCGCAGAAGAATGATGAACTATCCTGTCAACTTGGTATAACTCAACTTATGGCTGGCAGACTAAATGACAGTATTACCACGCTAAAACCACTCATCAATTCTAATAGATGGGAGGTAAAGGCTAAGGCATTGATAAATTTAGGCGTGGCATATTATCTAAAAGGTTCAAAACAAGAGGCTGAGACAACATGGAATCAGGTAGAGAATAATTACAAAGATAACCCTGCGGTGATGAGTGAATTAGGATATACCTATGCGAGGTTGGGGATAAAGTTGGATGATGCTTTATCTCTGTGTAAGGAAGGAAAGGAATCGTATTACTTAGGCATGGTCTATTTTAAAAGAGGAGTAATAGGAAACAATAGTAACGATATTAACGAGGCATGTAATGAAATGGGGCATTTTGAAAGGGATTCTAATAATCTATTACATTTATTAGGGCTATGCAATGCTTATTATGTGAATAGGGATTTTAATGCGGCTACGGAGATATTTTATAAATATCTTCAAAGATATTCTGGCACAAATAGAATTTATGAGAGTCTTCGGTATATAAACGAGGCACGGAAGGATATTACCTGGTTTGGCAACTTGAAAATTGAATGGAAAGACCTTTGGTATTACCAGAAATAA
- a CDS encoding ABC transporter substrate-binding protein, which produces MKKNLLVIASVVFLLADISKARDLRYGELSFPQTLNPLNTDKMDESAGRLCQLMFNSLLGMADKEPVEELLANMNAKREQKSYTFKLREKIKWHDGTLFTADDVVFTFNILADNSIKSNLKWIMQEVVDSVKKVDSYTVKFTAKGEISRVELLNTIGFVKIIPKHFFDNINKRDWNDRWKWITCGTGPYKLPDEFLQSPDKIQSIADTVKEITLEQNKDYFRGWRKLKPNEERIDNIIMRVILNSATAMENLRSKEIDLLPMIASNLPSEKPSEKDISWTIIKCNRNSFYYFAFDCRRVNTTTRQAFSLATNRKYMLNNNFLNGYKGNTPEEKLTDAMNDCMYGPYPQHLNVGVSKSQFYNIDRVKLWAKEVQLPSNVTLKGHILEGCEKNMCTCLKVDLKEIGVTLKIKSELTTRDVENFDIAFGWWTFSSLSDPVKWLFGTNAPYNICHYSNKEVDKIIKENEISDADTSSGANTRLRNMEKMQKTIGDDCPYIFLFKRPLWIGFNKKLYIKPDEYWFFADIIDWYWKK; this is translated from the coding sequence ATGAAAAAGAATCTTTTAGTAATTGCAAGTGTTGTATTTCTCTTAGCAGATATTTCTAAGGCGAGGGACCTGAGATATGGAGAGCTATCCTTCCCTCAAACACTTAATCCTTTAAATACTGATAAGATGGATGAGTCTGCTGGGAGATTGTGTCAACTAATGTTTAATAGCCTGCTGGGTATGGCAGATAAGGAACCGGTAGAGGAATTATTGGCTAACATGAACGCAAAAAGAGAACAGAAAAGTTATACCTTTAAACTGCGTGAGAAAATAAAATGGCACGATGGAACACTATTTACTGCAGATGATGTAGTATTTACATTTAATATACTTGCCGATAACAGCATAAAATCTAATCTAAAATGGATAATGCAGGAGGTTGTAGATAGCGTAAAAAAAGTAGATAGTTATACAGTCAAATTTACCGCAAAAGGAGAAATCTCCAGGGTAGAACTGCTGAACACTATAGGTTTTGTTAAAATTATCCCCAAGCACTTTTTTGATAACATTAACAAAAGAGATTGGAATGACCGCTGGAAATGGATAACTTGTGGCACAGGACCCTATAAACTACCCGATGAATTTCTTCAGTCTCCCGATAAAATTCAGTCTATAGCTGACACAGTAAAGGAAATTACCCTGGAACAAAATAAAGATTATTTTAGGGGATGGCGAAAGTTAAAACCGAATGAAGAGAGAATCGATAATATAATTATGCGTGTCATCTTGAATTCAGCGACTGCTATGGAGAACTTAAGGTCAAAGGAAATTGACCTGTTACCTATGATTGCCAGCAATCTACCATCAGAAAAACCATCAGAAAAAGATATCTCCTGGACGATAATAAAATGTAATAGAAACAGTTTCTATTATTTTGCCTTTGATTGTAGGCGTGTGAATACAACAACAAGACAGGCATTCAGCTTAGCTACTAATAGAAAGTATATGTTAAACAACAATTTTTTAAATGGGTATAAAGGCAACACTCCTGAAGAAAAACTCACGGACGCTATGAATGACTGTATGTATGGACCCTATCCCCAGCACCTAAATGTGGGTGTCAGTAAGTCTCAATTCTATAACATAGATAGGGTTAAGTTATGGGCTAAAGAAGTTCAACTTCCATCAAATGTCACATTGAAGGGTCATATATTAGAAGGATGTGAAAAGAATATGTGCACGTGCCTTAAAGTAGACCTTAAAGAAATTGGAGTAACTCTGAAGATAAAATCTGAATTGACCACTAGGGATGTGGAAAATTTTGATATAGCCTTTGGCTGGTGGACATTCTCTTCCCTGAGTGACCCGGTAAAGTGGTTATTTGGAACAAATGCTCCCTATAATATATGTCATTATAGTAACAAAGAAGTGGATAAAATTATAAAGGAGAATGAAATTTCAGATGCAGATACGAGTTCAGGTGCAAATACGAGACTGCGTAATATGGAAAAGATGCAGAAGACAATAGGGGATGACTGCCCATATATATTCCTTTTCAAGAGACCTTTGTGGATTGGTTTTAACAAAAAGTTATATATAAAGCCTGATGAATATTGGTTCTTTGCCGATATTATCGATTGGTATTGGAAAAAATAG
- a CDS encoding ABC transporter permease subunit — translation MADIGKILMRGIAALVIVWTSMFILVYMGIKVAPKVYMGIKVAPDSGQQVHITIPGIIKETSVVWSEIIKETSVVWSCFWKVTIRLMLIAFLISLILSLVSLTQVYILSSAFKIFLSLFSCLPVFIAGILLWKFFCYNKVPPQVEFITAGVILGICDTFLIELYRHIEIEYHRLKNESYVLMAKDNGLKVRKIIPYLMNDIIILLSKITFSRLIGLISGAVIVECIFRSISGGIGCMLMDAVKNNSSTKLIGIEIGIVTIVITFNVIDRLIERHFNPRLKEG, via the coding sequence ATGGCAGATATAGGTAAAATTTTGATGAGAGGTATTGCCGCCTTAGTTATTGTGTGGACAAGTATGTTTATTCTTGTTTATATGGGAATAAAGGTAGCACCTAAGGTTTATATGGGAATAAAGGTAGCACCAGATTCGGGACAACAGGTTCATATTACAATACCCGGCATAATAAAAGAGACTTCTGTAGTTTGGTCCGAGATAATAAAAGAGACTTCTGTAGTTTGGTCTTGTTTCTGGAAGGTTACTATTCGACTGATGCTTATTGCATTTCTTATATCTTTGATTTTGTCTCTGGTATCCTTAACACAAGTATATATTTTATCTTCAGCATTTAAGATTTTTTTAAGTCTTTTTTCCTGTTTGCCTGTATTTATTGCCGGGATACTTTTATGGAAATTTTTTTGTTATAATAAAGTTCCTCCTCAAGTTGAATTTATTACAGCAGGCGTAATCCTTGGGATTTGTGATACCTTCTTGATTGAGTTATATCGACATATAGAGATAGAGTATCATAGACTCAAGAATGAATCTTATGTCTTGATGGCAAAAGATAATGGATTAAAAGTTCGCAAGATAATACCATATCTAATGAATGATATTATTATTCTTTTATCAAAGATTACTTTTTCAAGATTGATAGGATTGATTAGTGGTGCAGTGATTGTCGAATGTATATTTAGGAGTATCTCTGGAGGAATTGGATGTATGCTTATGGATGCAGTTAAAAATAATAGTTCCACTAAACTTATAGGTATAGAGATAGGAATAGTAACCATTGTTATCACCTTTAATGTCATAGATAGGCTAATAGAAAGACATTTTAATCCAAGATTAAAAGAAGGGTAA